From the Bacteroidia bacterium genome, the window AGCTACATTGAACGCAAATTGCAATAAAATGCCTAAAGTTTTCATCGCACTTGCCCCAAATTTATCTATCACATAAAGTAAAATAAGCAGCAAAATGAATAAAGTAAAGTTGATATTCAAAAATACAGATTTAAAGTTATTTCGTATAGCCAGTATCATAGGAATGACATAGAGCAAACCGCATGAGATAAAAAAGGTCATGGTATAAATCTTATTCTCGGCTGTTGACTCTTTATCTACAAAACTGTTGTATGCCATATAAAAAAATAGTATCACCAGAGGTACAGAACTTATAGAGAACCACTGAATTTTTTTCTCATTGAGAAATAGTCCTGCTACCAACCATAGCAAAGATAATACACAAGCTACAACAGTAATAGATTTAATACCCGCTATGAACTTTTTCATTTCATTGCCTGCAAATATGGCAAAAAGCCCTTCTAATTTGATCCAAGTAAAAAAGGTGCTAGCCAAAATGACCAAAAGTCCAAATAGAAATACTTTGATGACTATTTGAGAGCGATAATACGCCCTTACTGCACTGTTTATCATAAGTGCAAAAGTATAAATAAAAAACAAAAATTTTAGATTGTAAAGATTAGTTTTCTACTTCACCCAATTCATTTTTAAGTATCTCTATTACAGCAAGAATAGTTTCTTCTTCTAATTCTGTTCTACGTACTAATTCTTCTACTGATAAAGCAAGCACATCTCTTGCAGTATCACAGCCGATGCGTTTGAGTTCGTCAATTACCCATTCTTCAATTTCATCTGTAAATTCTACTAAATCTACATCTTCAATATCAGGTTCACCTTCACGAAGTACATCAATTTCATAGCCTAATAGTTTAGAAGCTAATTTGATATTTTGTCCATTTTTACCGATGGCTAATGAAATTTGGTCAGGGGGAAAATAAGCTACGATTCGTTTCTCTTTTTCATACACAACTATGTTAGTAGCTTTGGCAGGTTGTAAAGCACGTTGAGTCATTAAAGATACGTTATTACTAAACGGAATAACATCTATATTTTCACCTCTTAACTCACGGACAATACCTTGTATGCGAGAACCTCTTGTGCCTACACAAGCCCCCACAGGATCGATACGATCGTCATAGCTTTCTACGGTAACTTTAGCACGCTCCCCAGGGTCGCGAACAATATTCCTAATGACCACTAAGCCGTCTTGAATTTCAGGAACTTCTATTTCCAAAAGTCGCCTTAAAAACAAGCTATCTGCCCG encodes:
- the nusA gene encoding transcription termination factor NusA, which translates into the protein MSTEMLIETFHEFAKSRNIDRITFTGILNDVFRYMLRKEFGTDEPFKIIVNVDKGDVQAMHVRTVVADDDFENELFEIPLSEARKIDEDYELLEEVAIVRKFDSFGRRVISTVKQILAQKVKDIEQIGMNEYYKERIGEIITGEIHQINKNEILVKHQAETGVWYELVLPRSEWIPKDNFKKGDLVRAVILKVQHQNNQYKVILSRADSLFLRRLLEIEVPEIQDGLVVIRNIVRDPGERAKVTVESYDDRIDPVGACVGTRGSRIQGIVRELRGENIDVIPFSNNVSLMTQRALQPAKATNIVVYEKEKRIVAYFPPDQISLAIGKNGQNIKLASKLLGYEIDVLREGEPDIEDVDLVEFTDEIEEWVIDELKRIGCDTARDVLALSVEELVRRTELEEETILAVIEILKNELGEVEN